One genomic region from Ruegeria sp. TM1040 encodes:
- a CDS encoding fumarylacetoacetate hydrolase family protein translates to MKLFRYRTPEGVRPGLIDAQGVARDLSGHVADVTSETLGASVLETLQSVDQSALPELTGPIDYAPCVGAIGKFLCIGLNYSDHAEEVGATPPEHPILFMKANSAIVGANDDVRLPRGSKASDWEVELGVVIGKAAKYVSVEEALDHVAGYCIVNDVSERDYQLHLTGQWTKGKSCDTFGPIGPWLVTADEVSDPQDLALSCDVNGTRMQTGNTNKMIFSVAEVISHLSQLMTLHPGDIIATGTPPGVGMGQKPEPVYLKDGDVMELEIQGLGKQRQVVRADD, encoded by the coding sequence ATGAAACTGTTTCGCTACCGCACGCCAGAGGGCGTACGTCCGGGCCTGATCGACGCGCAGGGCGTGGCGCGGGACCTGTCGGGGCATGTTGCGGATGTGACATCCGAGACACTGGGCGCCTCTGTGCTGGAGACGCTTCAGTCGGTAGATCAGAGCGCGTTGCCAGAGCTGACAGGCCCGATTGATTACGCTCCCTGCGTCGGTGCGATCGGCAAATTCCTCTGCATCGGACTCAACTATTCCGATCATGCTGAAGAGGTCGGCGCGACACCACCCGAGCACCCCATTCTTTTCATGAAAGCAAATTCAGCGATTGTCGGGGCCAATGACGACGTGCGCCTCCCCCGAGGTTCCAAGGCCTCAGACTGGGAAGTCGAGTTGGGTGTGGTGATCGGCAAGGCGGCAAAATATGTCTCGGTCGAAGAGGCGCTCGATCATGTTGCGGGGTATTGCATCGTCAATGATGTCTCCGAGCGGGACTATCAGCTGCACCTGACCGGCCAGTGGACCAAGGGCAAGAGCTGCGACACCTTTGGCCCGATTGGCCCATGGCTCGTTACCGCAGACGAGGTAAGCGACCCGCAGGATCTGGCGCTGTCATGTGATGTGAACGGCACCCGCATGCAGACCGGCAACACCAACAAGATGATCTTTTCTGTTGCTGAGGTGATTAGTCATCTGAGCCAACTGATGACCCTGCACCCTGGAGACATCATTGCAACCGGCACGCCGCCCGGCGTTGGCATGGGGCAGAAACCCGAGCCCGTATACCTGAAGGATGGCGATGTAATGGAGCTTGAAATTCAAGGACTTGGAAAGCAACGTCAGGTCGTACGCGCTGACGACTAA
- a CDS encoding DUF3307 domain-containing protein, giving the protein MPEHVGTVLLLICLFEVKHMFADFYLQTKKMLSGRCQYFHPGRAQHAGVHALASVVVLFVMGSPAWFIALICAVEWFIHFNIDFWKAHHTECNKLDPTQGAFWRAMGTDQLLHHLTYVGMTAAWAAVCL; this is encoded by the coding sequence TTGCCAGAACATGTCGGTACAGTCCTGCTGCTGATCTGCCTGTTTGAAGTCAAACATATGTTTGCGGACTTCTACTTGCAGACCAAGAAGATGCTGTCGGGCAGGTGCCAGTATTTTCATCCCGGACGCGCCCAGCATGCGGGGGTACATGCATTGGCTTCGGTGGTGGTCCTGTTTGTCATGGGCAGCCCGGCCTGGTTCATCGCGCTGATCTGCGCAGTGGAGTGGTTTATCCATTTCAATATCGACTTCTGGAAGGCGCATCACACGGAGTGCAACAAGCTCGATCCCACCCAGGGTGCCTTCTGGCGTGCGATGGGAACCGATCAACTGCTGCACCATCTGACCTATGTCGGCATGACCGCCGCCTGGGCCGCGGTCTGCCTCTAA
- a CDS encoding ABC transporter transmembrane domain-containing protein, translating into MVLLVVTACLFPLLYLTLELPKRIINDAIGAQSSTIEVLGQQVDQLTYLWILCGAFLLAVLAHGLTKMRINTMKGVLAERMLRRFRYSLIARVLRFPQPYFERTSQGELVSMITSESEPMGGLMGDAVSQPVLQAGQMLTILYFLFAQNFWFGLAAVALIPLQGWLIPLLQRRINLLNKKRIQQVRALASEIGESAAGASTLRVNGGWRYRMARVTDRLGRLYEIRFEIYQKKFFMKFLNNFITQLTPFFFYAVGGYLVLEGKVSLGALVAALAAYKDLASPWKELLTYYNQTQDMSLRWEVILERFAPPDMVDERLMEGEPEELPHLDGDIVLKDVSVRDADGNLILEELSATFPKGELIGIAAPSEEDRRALAEVLTREVLPASGTVTLAGHDIRELHQMVLATRIGHATSRPALFKGSFGENVLMPLRVRPLEDPSDARAVRDAIRAGNSPDPFGVNWVDPKIAGFEKPEELRDWWLRIVEGIGSDTALLRRGMDQVFDREEHPKLAQALIDLRPRVQRALMDAGLDAFARFNNPAHYNPALPVVENLLYATRSVPITYELLREQTEFLQTLRRIGLDKDLVALAQDVLEMLRQIFGMDGTVHPLFRKLGLEASDYEAALQLLQKVKSRGTEALEPEELAQMMIVPFSISAEALGPAFSSEIENRILSLRDSHGRELLETLDDLFVPLNKDRFAPGFTVLENAIFGKISDNAGARAEDLRKTVAEVIDAAGVREMVVELIFDLPVSVGGQGLGQSFAEPLAFCRASIKRPDILILDGALASFDRATRRAMQDNLRDLLPQSTLIFLEPAFKDPDRFDHYFEMRQGRLKDERAAERGAADEDSASAADLSRKLRALESTELFSGLNRRQLRLLAFSARWYEATPGTAVFHKDDAATDGAYMIIEGEAGLYLPAEDPGTKSQLIAKVGPGRLVGELGLIRKEPRALSMIAESDLTCLRIGEEEFLAVVENDANTAFKLLQVVAGYVSS; encoded by the coding sequence TTGGTTTTGCTGGTTGTGACCGCTTGCCTGTTTCCCCTGCTTTATCTGACCCTTGAGCTGCCCAAGCGCATCATCAACGACGCGATCGGGGCGCAGAGTTCGACCATCGAGGTACTGGGGCAGCAGGTCGATCAGCTGACCTATCTGTGGATCCTGTGCGGTGCTTTTCTTCTGGCCGTGCTCGCACATGGGCTGACAAAAATGCGGATCAACACCATGAAAGGTGTGTTGGCCGAACGGATGCTGCGCCGATTTCGGTATAGTCTGATCGCGCGTGTTCTGCGTTTCCCGCAACCCTATTTCGAGCGCACCAGCCAGGGCGAGTTGGTCTCCATGATCACCTCCGAATCAGAGCCCATGGGCGGATTGATGGGCGATGCGGTCAGTCAACCGGTGCTGCAAGCCGGGCAGATGCTCACCATCCTCTATTTTCTATTCGCGCAGAATTTCTGGTTCGGCTTGGCTGCGGTGGCTCTGATCCCCTTGCAGGGCTGGCTCATCCCGCTGCTGCAACGCCGGATCAACCTCCTCAATAAGAAACGCATCCAGCAAGTGCGGGCGCTGGCATCGGAAATCGGGGAAAGTGCGGCCGGGGCCTCGACGCTGCGGGTCAATGGGGGCTGGCGCTACCGGATGGCGCGGGTGACGGATCGGCTGGGGCGGCTCTACGAGATCCGCTTCGAGATCTACCAGAAAAAATTCTTCATGAAGTTCCTCAACAACTTCATCACCCAGCTGACACCGTTCTTTTTCTACGCGGTGGGCGGCTACTTGGTGCTGGAGGGCAAGGTCTCGCTCGGGGCGCTGGTGGCAGCTCTTGCGGCCTACAAGGATTTGGCGTCCCCGTGGAAGGAGTTGCTCACCTACTACAACCAGACACAGGATATGTCGCTGCGCTGGGAGGTGATCCTGGAACGCTTTGCGCCGCCGGACATGGTCGACGAGCGCCTGATGGAGGGCGAACCAGAGGAACTGCCGCATCTGGACGGAGACATCGTGCTCAAGGACGTGAGCGTGCGCGACGCCGATGGCAACCTGATCCTCGAGGAACTCTCTGCCACCTTCCCCAAGGGCGAATTGATCGGCATCGCAGCCCCATCCGAGGAGGATCGTCGCGCATTGGCCGAAGTGCTGACGCGCGAGGTTTTGCCCGCGTCCGGCACCGTCACGCTGGCCGGACATGACATTCGCGAGTTGCACCAGATGGTGCTCGCAACCCGTATCGGGCATGCCACCTCGCGCCCGGCGCTCTTCAAAGGGTCCTTTGGTGAAAACGTTCTGATGCCCCTGCGCGTGCGCCCGCTCGAAGATCCCAGCGACGCACGGGCGGTGCGTGATGCAATCCGTGCAGGCAACAGCCCTGATCCCTTTGGGGTGAACTGGGTCGACCCCAAAATCGCCGGGTTCGAAAAACCCGAGGAGCTGCGGGACTGGTGGCTGCGCATCGTCGAGGGGATCGGATCCGATACCGCCTTGCTGCGCCGTGGCATGGATCAGGTCTTTGACCGGGAGGAACACCCCAAGCTGGCGCAAGCGCTGATCGATCTGCGCCCTCGTGTGCAACGTGCGCTGATGGACGCAGGACTGGATGCTTTTGCGCGTTTCAACAATCCCGCGCATTACAATCCCGCGCTGCCGGTGGTGGAAAACCTCCTCTATGCCACCCGATCCGTGCCCATCACCTATGAACTGCTGCGCGAGCAGACAGAATTCCTGCAGACCCTGCGGCGCATCGGGCTCGACAAGGACTTGGTGGCGCTAGCACAGGATGTGCTCGAGATGCTGCGCCAGATCTTTGGCATGGATGGCACCGTCCACCCGTTGTTCCGCAAACTGGGGCTTGAGGCCAGCGATTACGAGGCCGCGCTACAACTTCTGCAGAAGGTGAAATCCAGAGGGACCGAAGCTTTGGAGCCTGAAGAACTCGCGCAGATGATGATCGTGCCATTCTCGATCTCTGCCGAAGCCCTTGGTCCGGCATTCAGCTCCGAAATCGAAAACCGGATCCTGAGCTTGCGCGACAGCCACGGACGAGAGCTTCTTGAGACGCTGGATGACCTCTTTGTACCGCTCAACAAGGATCGTTTTGCCCCCGGCTTCACCGTGCTTGAGAATGCAATCTTCGGTAAGATCTCTGACAACGCAGGGGCGCGGGCGGAGGATCTGCGCAAGACCGTGGCCGAAGTCATCGACGCGGCCGGTGTGCGCGAAATGGTGGTGGAGCTCATCTTTGATCTGCCGGTATCGGTGGGCGGGCAGGGGCTCGGGCAGAGTTTTGCGGAACCGCTGGCCTTCTGCCGTGCGTCGATCAAACGTCCTGACATCCTGATCCTAGATGGCGCGCTGGCGAGTTTTGACCGCGCCACGCGACGCGCCATGCAGGACAATCTGCGGGACCTCCTGCCGCAATCGACACTGATTTTCCTTGAGCCTGCGTTCAAGGACCCGGACCGCTTTGATCATTATTTCGAGATGCGCCAGGGCCGGCTGAAAGATGAGCGCGCGGCCGAGCGGGGAGCCGCAGACGAAGACAGCGCCTCTGCTGCGGATCTGTCGCGCAAATTGCGGGCACTGGAGAGCACGGAGCTTTTCTCCGGGCTCAACCGCCGTCAGCTGCGCCTTCTTGCCTTTAGTGCGCGCTGGTATGAGGCCACGCCGGGCACCGCCGTCTTCCATAAGGATGATGCTGCCACCGACGGGGCGTATATGATCATCGAAGGCGAGGCAGGGCTCTACCTCCCCGCGGAAGATCCCGGTACCAAGAGCCAGTTGATCGCCAAAGTCGGACCCGGACGTCTGGTAGGCGAACTGGGGCTGATCCGTAAAGAACCGCGTGCGTTGTCGATGATCGCCGAGAGCGATCTCACCTGTCTTCGCATCGGTGAAGAAGAGTTCCTCGCGGTGGTGGAGAACGACGCCAACACCGCCTTCAAATTGCTACAGGTTGTGGCGGGCTACGTCTCCAGCTAG
- a CDS encoding Lrp/AsnC family transcriptional regulator yields the protein MRLDDRDRRILTLLQEDSRMSNADLAESVGMSASALWRRVRSLEEAGVIKRYGAVVVPQAMGLNFEALVQVNLTRHAPEHLQEFIRAVEGNPHVVECYATTGQADYHLRILAPDLEAYNQFLEQFLFQLAGVASAQTHVILKTVKRDTPVVP from the coding sequence ATGAGACTCGATGATCGAGACCGGCGTATCCTGACCTTGCTGCAAGAAGACAGCCGCATGTCCAATGCCGATCTTGCCGAATCCGTCGGCATGTCAGCCTCGGCCCTGTGGCGACGCGTGCGCAGCCTCGAGGAGGCGGGAGTCATCAAACGCTATGGCGCAGTGGTGGTGCCGCAAGCAATGGGGCTCAATTTCGAAGCACTGGTTCAGGTAAATCTGACCCGCCATGCGCCTGAGCACCTGCAGGAGTTCATCCGTGCCGTCGAGGGTAATCCGCATGTGGTGGAATGTTACGCAACTACGGGGCAGGCGGATTACCACCTGCGGATTCTCGCGCCCGACCTTGAGGCCTATAATCAGTTTCTGGAACAGTTCCTGTTCCAATTGGCGGGGGTTGCAAGCGCGCAGACCCATGTGATCTTGAAAACCGTCAAACGCGATACCCCGGTGGTGCCCTGA
- a CDS encoding TetR/AcrR family transcriptional regulator, which produces MPPKPVLHRDNPDAEPLIGNIKVTREDWLKMGLDVLIRDGEERVKVLALAEAMGVSRSSFYWYFKSRQDLLDALLTCWEETNTAGLIRQANAPAERITGAVLNVFRCIANPNLFDTALDFAIRDWARRSEPVRARMRAGDDARVAALTMMFARYGCAEMEAITRAKVLYYMQLGYDMAEPEESYAYRLSMTPEYLKVFTGQTPTEAELREFEDYSRQFWRDVSP; this is translated from the coding sequence ATGCCGCCAAAGCCCGTGTTACATCGTGACAACCCCGATGCCGAACCCTTGATTGGCAATATCAAAGTGACGCGTGAGGACTGGCTCAAGATGGGGCTGGACGTGCTGATCCGTGATGGCGAGGAGCGGGTGAAAGTCCTTGCCCTGGCGGAGGCAATGGGGGTCTCACGCTCGTCGTTTTATTGGTATTTCAAGTCTCGCCAGGACCTGTTGGACGCTTTGCTCACGTGCTGGGAAGAGACCAACACGGCGGGGTTGATCCGTCAGGCCAACGCGCCTGCGGAACGGATCACAGGCGCGGTGCTCAATGTGTTTCGCTGCATCGCAAACCCCAACCTCTTTGACACCGCGCTCGACTTTGCCATTCGCGATTGGGCCCGTCGCTCGGAACCGGTGCGGGCGCGGATGCGGGCGGGGGACGATGCGCGTGTTGCGGCCCTGACGATGATGTTTGCGCGCTATGGCTGCGCGGAAATGGAGGCGATCACGCGGGCTAAGGTGCTGTATTACATGCAACTTGGCTATGACATGGCTGAGCCAGAAGAAAGCTATGCGTACCGTCTGTCGATGACACCGGAGTATCTCAAGGTCTTTACCGGGCAGACCCCGACCGAGGCGGAGCTGCGGGAGTTCGAAGACTACAGCCGCCAATTCTGGCGCGATGTATCACCATGA
- a CDS encoding type 1 glutamine amidotransferase family protein, translated as MPRLAVILTQGFADWEYGVLCGLGRAYFGLDVRFVTPVPGDVISMGGLVARVSDGFELLDSWEPDAVVVIGGTLWEHPDAPDLSGLLEGAQARGAVLAGICGGTLALARAGVLNTLRHTSNDASFLGLHAAGYAGAALYVDQPKAVRDGKVVTAAGTAPVSFAAEIMTALDVPLETVQQLKSMLGAEHIGTQARSV; from the coding sequence ATGCCCAGATTAGCGGTGATTTTGACACAGGGATTTGCGGATTGGGAATACGGGGTGCTGTGCGGGCTGGGCCGGGCCTATTTTGGCCTTGATGTCCGCTTTGTGACGCCGGTGCCGGGGGATGTGATCTCCATGGGTGGTCTGGTGGCGCGGGTGTCCGACGGGTTTGAGCTGCTCGATTCTTGGGAGCCCGATGCAGTGGTGGTCATTGGCGGCACTCTTTGGGAGCACCCAGACGCACCGGACCTCTCCGGCCTGCTCGAAGGTGCTCAGGCCCGCGGTGCGGTACTGGCCGGCATATGTGGCGGCACATTGGCGCTGGCGCGGGCCGGGGTACTCAATACGCTGCGCCATACCTCAAATGATGCAAGCTTCCTCGGCCTGCATGCGGCGGGCTATGCGGGTGCTGCACTATATGTGGATCAGCCCAAAGCGGTGCGTGACGGAAAAGTCGTGACAGCAGCAGGCACCGCCCCGGTGAGCTTTGCTGCAGAGATCATGACAGCGCTTGATGTGCCCCTTGAGACGGTTCAGCAACTGAAGTCCATGCTGGGCGCTGAACACATTGGCACGCAAGCCCGAAGCGTCTGA
- a CDS encoding ArsR/SmtB family transcription factor, which translates to MTVTLDRPANSMMGNASDAAALLKALAHEGRLMILCYLAAEGELSVGALEELLGKRQAAVSQLLSRLREDRLVIARRDGKTVYYSLADGPATEVLETLHNIYCS; encoded by the coding sequence ATGACTGTAACATTGGACAGGCCCGCAAATTCCATGATGGGCAATGCATCCGACGCGGCTGCATTGCTCAAGGCTCTCGCCCATGAGGGACGGTTGATGATCCTCTGTTATCTCGCTGCCGAGGGTGAGCTTTCTGTTGGTGCGCTAGAGGAACTCTTGGGCAAGCGCCAGGCCGCTGTGAGCCAGCTTCTGTCGCGTCTGCGCGAAGACAGGCTTGTGATTGCTCGGCGTGACGGCAAGACCGTTTATTACTCGCTCGCCGATGGTCCCGCCACAGAGGTTCTGGAAACCCTGCACAACATCTATTGTAGCTGA
- a CDS encoding indolepyruvate ferredoxin oxidoreductase family protein, whose protein sequence is MTELSHAFETYQLEDRYARTKGRVFLTGTQALARIMLDQARRDRAAGLNTAGFVSGYRGSPLGGVDLEFWRARARMEEAGITFMPAVNEDLGATAVLGAQQAVLDPDCEVEGVFSMWYGKGPGVDRSGDALKHGNAYGSSAKGGVLVVAGDDHGCVSSSMPHQSDVAFMSWFMPVLNPADVGEFLSFGEYGIALSRYSGTWVGFKAVSETVESGRSVELPEDRDFIRPELPDYPGGLHIRSSDLPSPEIETRIRAKLQAVRAFAEANPIDRRIYDLPEARFGIVTTGKGYLDLMEALRLLDLNEDTCRRLGIDIYKVGMVWPLARAEALRFVKGKEEVLVIEEKRGIIESQFKEYFYDWPGDKPKKMVGKYHAAGEPLIPWVGELSPLMLVPVVAERLDRFFPELKLRDKARALTEQPPNLLNIPGATRTPYFCSGCPHNTSTKVPEGSTANSGIGCHVMASWMGRNTAGYAQMGGEGVPHVVASKYNGGKHVFQNLGEGTWYHSGSLAIRQAVASGANITFKVLYNDAVAMTGGQPVDGPVSVAGIAQAGRAEGVERIALISDDIAKFTRSDFPAGTSFHDRADLDLVQRELREIKGVTLLIYEQTCATEKRRRRKRGKMEDPKRFAYINDLVCEGCGDCSVESNCLSVEPKDTPFGRKRKINLSSCNKDFSCLNGFCPSFVTVEGATRRKRELKDLDPAALTVDLPAPDLPALGKPFDLLVTGVGGTGVVTVGALITMAAHLEGKGSSVLDFTGFAQKFGTVLSYIRLAKSPEEVHQVRTDLCAADAVIACDAVVSSAPKASAHYREGSRVALNLAEMPTGDIVLRRDASLDIPARARAVASVVGAGNVTALNANAIAETLLGDAVLANVIMLGFSWQQGLVPVSLTALQQAIVLNGVAIEKNQLAFAIGRAMAAAPERLAAHYSETEATEESLQDLIKRRVSFLTAYQNEDYAGIYSDLLQRLHRALPANHADRLTASAARSLFKLMAYKDEFEVARLMSGKSFRDELDRTFAGDFKVNYHLAPPLLNIKTDARGRPAKRAFGQWMTPVLSLLSKGKALRETPFNPFGYHSEARMHRELRDWFQNMLEDIISHPTALAPDMLDTTLKAPMDIRGYGPVREAAAQKVKQEVDALRLT, encoded by the coding sequence ATGACCGAGCTGTCCCACGCCTTTGAGACTTACCAGCTTGAGGATCGCTATGCCCGCACCAAGGGGCGGGTGTTCCTAACCGGCACGCAGGCTCTGGCGCGGATCATGCTGGATCAGGCCCGGCGCGACCGTGCGGCGGGGTTGAATACCGCAGGCTTTGTCTCTGGCTATCGCGGCTCGCCGCTGGGCGGCGTGGATCTTGAATTTTGGCGCGCCCGTGCCCGCATGGAGGAGGCTGGAATCACCTTCATGCCTGCCGTCAACGAAGACCTCGGCGCAACGGCGGTTCTGGGCGCGCAGCAAGCTGTTCTGGACCCCGATTGCGAGGTCGAGGGCGTGTTTTCCATGTGGTACGGCAAGGGGCCCGGCGTGGACCGCTCTGGCGATGCGCTGAAACATGGCAATGCCTATGGCTCCTCCGCCAAGGGCGGCGTGTTGGTCGTCGCGGGCGACGATCATGGCTGCGTGTCCTCGTCGATGCCGCATCAATCCGATGTGGCCTTCATGTCTTGGTTCATGCCGGTGCTGAACCCGGCCGACGTGGGAGAGTTCCTGTCCTTCGGTGAATATGGCATCGCGCTTTCGCGCTATTCCGGCACCTGGGTGGGCTTCAAGGCGGTTTCCGAAACCGTGGAAAGCGGCCGTTCGGTCGAACTGCCCGAGGATCGTGACTTTATCCGGCCTGAATTGCCGGACTATCCCGGCGGGCTGCACATCCGGTCTTCTGACCTTCCAAGCCCCGAGATCGAGACCCGTATTCGCGCTAAACTTCAGGCCGTGCGGGCCTTTGCCGAGGCCAACCCGATCGACCGGCGCATCTATGATCTGCCAGAGGCCCGCTTTGGCATCGTCACCACCGGCAAGGGCTATCTCGACCTGATGGAGGCGCTGCGTCTACTGGACCTGAACGAGGACACTTGCCGCCGTTTGGGCATCGACATCTACAAGGTTGGCATGGTCTGGCCCCTCGCCCGCGCCGAGGCGCTGCGCTTTGTGAAGGGCAAAGAAGAGGTGCTGGTGATCGAGGAAAAACGCGGCATCATCGAGAGCCAATTCAAGGAGTATTTCTACGACTGGCCCGGTGACAAGCCCAAGAAAATGGTAGGCAAATACCACGCCGCGGGCGAGCCGCTGATCCCATGGGTGGGCGAGTTGAGCCCCCTTATGCTGGTGCCGGTGGTGGCAGAGCGTCTTGATCGTTTCTTCCCAGAGCTGAAGCTGCGCGACAAGGCCCGCGCCCTGACCGAGCAACCGCCCAACCTGCTCAATATCCCCGGCGCCACGCGCACGCCCTATTTCTGCTCGGGTTGTCCGCACAACACCTCGACCAAAGTCCCCGAGGGCTCCACTGCCAACTCCGGTATTGGCTGTCATGTCATGGCCTCGTGGATGGGCCGCAACACCGCAGGCTATGCGCAGATGGGCGGCGAAGGTGTGCCGCATGTGGTCGCGTCGAAATACAACGGCGGCAAACATGTGTTCCAGAACCTTGGCGAAGGCACATGGTATCACTCCGGCTCGCTCGCGATCCGTCAGGCGGTGGCCTCAGGGGCGAATATCACCTTCAAGGTGCTCTATAATGACGCAGTGGCCATGACTGGCGGTCAACCCGTGGACGGACCGGTTTCCGTTGCAGGCATCGCGCAGGCCGGTCGCGCCGAAGGCGTGGAGCGCATCGCGCTGATCTCTGATGATATCGCCAAATTCACCCGCAGCGACTTCCCGGCGGGCACGTCTTTTCACGATCGTGCCGACCTCGATCTGGTCCAGCGCGAGCTGCGCGAAATCAAGGGCGTCACCCTCCTGATATACGAACAGACCTGCGCCACCGAGAAACGCCGCCGCCGCAAACGCGGCAAGATGGAAGACCCCAAGCGCTTTGCCTATATCAACGACCTGGTCTGCGAAGGCTGTGGGGATTGCTCTGTCGAGAGCAACTGCCTCAGCGTCGAACCCAAAGACACGCCCTTTGGCCGCAAGCGCAAAATCAACCTCTCCAGCTGCAACAAGGATTTTTCCTGCCTCAACGGGTTTTGCCCCAGCTTTGTGACAGTAGAGGGCGCAACCCGGCGGAAACGGGAATTGAAGGATCTCGATCCGGCAGCGCTCACGGTGGATTTGCCAGCACCCGACCTGCCCGCTCTTGGCAAACCCTTTGATCTTTTGGTGACGGGTGTCGGCGGCACGGGGGTTGTCACCGTTGGGGCGCTGATCACCATGGCGGCCCACCTTGAGGGCAAAGGATCATCGGTGCTGGACTTTACCGGCTTTGCGCAGAAATTCGGCACCGTCCTGAGCTATATCCGCCTCGCCAAATCGCCCGAGGAGGTCCATCAGGTGCGCACAGATCTTTGTGCCGCCGATGCGGTCATCGCCTGCGACGCGGTGGTCTCCTCCGCCCCAAAAGCCTCGGCGCATTATCGCGAGGGCAGCCGCGTGGCGCTGAACCTTGCGGAAATGCCCACCGGCGATATCGTTTTGCGCCGTGATGCGTCGCTCGACATTCCGGCCCGCGCCCGGGCAGTGGCCTCGGTGGTGGGCGCAGGGAATGTCACGGCTCTGAACGCCAATGCGATCGCCGAGACGCTGCTTGGCGATGCGGTTCTGGCGAATGTCATCATGCTTGGGTTCTCTTGGCAGCAGGGGCTTGTCCCCGTCAGCCTCACCGCACTACAGCAGGCGATCGTTCTCAATGGCGTTGCGATTGAGAAAAACCAACTCGCCTTCGCCATCGGGCGTGCGATGGCCGCCGCGCCAGAGCGCCTCGCCGCGCACTACAGCGAAACTGAAGCGACAGAAGAGTCGCTTCAGGACCTGATCAAGCGTCGCGTCTCGTTCCTCACCGCTTATCAGAACGAGGACTATGCCGGGATCTATTCGGACCTCCTGCAGCGCCTGCACCGTGCACTTCCCGCGAACCACGCAGATCGGCTCACCGCGTCGGCGGCCCGCAGCCTCTTCAAGCTGATGGCCTACAAGGATGAATTCGAGGTGGCGCGCCTGATGAGCGGCAAGAGCTTTCGCGATGAACTCGACCGCACCTTTGCGGGTGACTTCAAGGTCAACTACCACTTGGCGCCACCGCTCTTGAACATCAAAACGGATGCCCGTGGCCGTCCCGCCAAACGTGCCTTCGGTCAATGGATGACGCCGGTTCTGTCGCTTCTCTCCAAGGGGAAAGCCCTGAGAGAGACACCCTTCAACCCGTTCGGCTATCACTCTGAGGCGCGTATGCACCGCGAACTTCGGGATTGGTTCCAGAATATGCTGGAGGACATCATCTCCCACCCCACGGCGCTTGCTCCGGATATGCTGGACACAACTCTAAAAGCGCCGATGGACATTCGCGGCTACGGCCCCGTGCGCGAGGCGGCAGCGCAAAAAGTCAAACAGGAGGTCGATGCTCTGCGTCTGACCTGA